The Paenibacillus sp. FSL W8-0426 region AGCGCCCATGTCGCAACGATTCCCATTTAAAAAGGAGTAGATTCAGAATGTCCACAAATAAAAAGCAAGACGCCTCCCTTCGCTTAGCCGGAGAAACCAGTGCACCCATCATCAGTTACAACGTACCTGAACCGACATCCTACACCGGTCGTACCTACATTGAACTGACATTTCCCGACGATAGTTTTCTTCCGTCAGCAGCCGGTAATAACTCAATCGTTTCACGAGCAGCATCCGCCAAAAACGAATCTCCGGTTGAGGCGTTACGTAAAGCGAAGCGATCGGGAGAACGGATGACTGAAAAGCTTAAAAAGCTCACCGAAGAGGAGGTCGAGCAAGCAGCCCTTGAAGGCAAGCAGCTGTCAATTTGCCGGACAATGACTGGTGCATTGGCCCACCGGTTCAAAGGTGATTCTACCGCTTCTATAAATGCGGTGAACGCAGCTTCCCTTCGCCCGCCTCTGCCTACGACCGACGACGGCGGATACCCTCCTTCCGTTCCCACGGATCCGGGCGGCGGTGGTGACGGCAGCTTTCCTGACCCGGTAGATCCGAAAATCAGCGTGTCGATTACTTCGCCGGCCCCAAACACCAGGATTACCGGACCACATACCGGAGCTCCAGTGACCATCACGGGTAAAGCCTTGGTAACCGTAGGCGGAGGCACGATTTCACATGTCAGAGTTAAAATAGGAGATGGAGACTACAATGAAGCCACGCTTTTAACCAATGGTTCCTGGACGTTCAATACAATAATTGCGACAGAAGGAAGCCTGGCCATTAAAGCACAGGCAGAGCACAGTTTCGGTTCGGTTACGAACGTATCGACGGTAACGGTAAACGTAGATCTCGAGGATCCGGACACGGTTCCACCAACCGTAGCAATTACCTCCCCTGTTCCGGGACAGCATTACAGCGCTGCCGGGAGAGACTCCATTTCCGTCATGATTGAGGGTACCGCGTCGGATATGCATGGTGTTTCCAAAGTCGAACTTATTGTTGATGGCGGAGCCTCGGTGTTGGTCGATACGTCTGACCGATACGCAAACTGGAAAAAAGCGCTGACGTTAGGAGCAGGAAACCATTCAATTGTAGCTCGCGCTACAGACAGCTTTGGATTAACTGGAGAAACGAGCCTCACGGTATTGATCGATGCCACTCCACCCACCATTTCTATTACTTCGCCCGCAGCAGACGGAAATGTGGCCGGGACGCATACGAAAGGAGCAATCCTGGAGGTGACGGGAACTGCCCTAGACGATCATGGCATACGAGTCGTAGAGGTGACTGTTGATAATAATCCCGTTTATACACGTGCAGCCGAAGTCGAGCCTAATAATTGGTCAAAGTGGAAAGCCGCCGTTCAAATTGACCAATCTGGCCCTCATTTTATAACTGCTAGAGCAACGGATCTTGCAGGCAATACGGTGGAGACAATGATAAAGGTGAATGTCACCATCGTTCCGGAGATTACCTCCCGCACTAACCGCATCATTTTGATTGAGTCCTACCGCCTTTCTTCTTTCTGCGGACAATACGGGATTGGCCGCATGCTGAACACGTTCTCTCTTCTGCCGGGCGAAAAGAGCAAAATAACGATTCGGTCCTATACGCAAAGTGAAGAAAGCTTAAAGGATGCGTCCAGCATTCTTGATTCCGTAACGGACGATATCGCATTGGAATTCGAAAAATCAATCGGGGACGAATCGTCCAATAAAACAGTATATGAGGAAAGCGATGCCTACAAACTTGAAGCAAGCATGGGTATCAGCTGGGGCGGATGCCTGAGCGCATCGGCAAGTGCATCAACTAGTGGCACGACGAATGCCGCGCGCGAGCAACTGACCAAAAACATTGTAAATGCGGCCGAAAAACATGTGTCCAAAGCCTCGGCACGCCGTGACTTGAAAGTGGAAACCACTTACGAAATCAAAACGACCAAATCGGAAGAAAACGTCATTATCCGAGAGATCGAAAATGTGAATATGAGCCGTACTCTTAATTTCGTGTTCCGTCAAATGAATCAGGAATTTATAACGCTGCTACACCTGGTAGATTTGCGGATCGGCTATTTCTGTGCAGATAACGACTACTACAGGGAAGTGACGCTTCCGGAGCTTGATGGCCTTTTGGCTGAGGTGATCGTGGAAGAAAAACGGGCTGAAATCCGAAATGCAATTTTGAATCAAATGACAAACATTTTCGATTACAAGGATCGCCACCATGTCTTCGTTGAGGAAGAACAGTTTACTGATTCTGATGGAAATGTCGTGCCACTCTCCAGTTATTTGAGAGTTAAGAAAGACTACACTACAGAATACTATGACGAAGCCACTGGAACAAAAATTAGTGTCCCCGGCATTATTATGGCAGCCAACCGGCATGTTCTTCGTACTGATGGCATTGCCGTCGAAGCGGTGCTCGGACAGGGCGAAGCGCTGGATGCTTACTCCCGCAATCTGCAGGAACAAGCCGTTCGAGAGAAGGAGCTCCGCAACGATATGCTGGAGGCAGAGATCAAAATGAAACAGCTTGCCCTGTCGATTCTAAAAGAACGCGATGAGGCGGCGGCTCAAATTTACAGTTTGCTGAACCCTGCACCGATTGCAGAGGAAGAATCCACCCCGGCTGCTGCTGTTACTCTTAGATAAGGGGGGGCATACATGGGAACCTCAGGGAACGACAAACATCAAAATCCTGTTCTTCATGAAAGAGCCTTAGAAAAGATCAGCAAATTCATGGTCGACCACGATGTTTTGTTCAAGCTATACAAAAAAGCGGCCGATCAGCTGAAAAAGGCGCTGGAGAAAGGAAAAGCAGGTTATGTACTGGATTTTCATAAAGTCCATATGCAATACCTGATTATGGTCTATACCGCAGTTGTGAAGATCGAGGAAACGGCGGAGGCCGTTTCTCAGTTGGAAAAAAACTTGGATGCTTATGTAGCATCGGCAGAAAAAGAACTGCAATTTTCAGCGACGATCTCACCCGATCCGTTGCAGAGAATGACGACAAACGAGCTGTATTATAACTCTTCGGATCCTATATTTAAACGGCTATACAACGATACCGTTCTAACACAGCGCCAGTTGACCAAGGCTGTTCTGGACTCCCTTGTTGAACACGGTGACCAGGGACGTCTAATCAAGGAGGACACGAAGATAAAACTCGGAGAGCTCAAAGAAAAGCTGGAAGCGATGGTTCCGAAGTCGTCAGCGGAACAATTGATCATTAACCGCAACAAGCAAAACCTTGATATGGTTTCCCTTAAACTGGCGAAGCTGGAGGTCATAATTGGACGTATTGTTCAAGCGATAGCTGAAGCCCAACGAAACGAAGAAACGGCTAATCACTATCCGTTGATGTAAATTCCTGCTTTTCTCGCCGCCTTCAACAACCGCGAAGACGTTGCTCCTGCTGAGGGGTTTGACGAGCTTAGCGTTGGAGATAATGAGATGTATACATCAAAAGGAGGAATCCAAAGATGAATCCAACCTCCGTCAACCTGGAAGCGGTCGAGAAGGTACAGGAACTGATCAAAGACATCGAGATTGCAATGCTTACAACGATATCCGATAGAGGGCTCGTTTCCCGACCCATGAAGACCCAGGACGTTGAGTTTGACAGCAACCTGTGGTTCTTGACGAAGAAAGACACTAGCAAGTTTCATGAATTGCTTCACAACCAGCAAGTCAACGTGGCATACGTAGGAAAGTCTTTCGTCTCCATCCGCGGTGAAGCCGAACTCGTGGACAGTTCGGAGAAGGTGAAAGATTTCTGGAACCC contains the following coding sequences:
- a CDS encoding Ig-like domain-containing protein, translating into MSTNKKQDASLRLAGETSAPIISYNVPEPTSYTGRTYIELTFPDDSFLPSAAGNNSIVSRAASAKNESPVEALRKAKRSGERMTEKLKKLTEEEVEQAALEGKQLSICRTMTGALAHRFKGDSTASINAVNAASLRPPLPTTDDGGYPPSVPTDPGGGGDGSFPDPVDPKISVSITSPAPNTRITGPHTGAPVTITGKALVTVGGGTISHVRVKIGDGDYNEATLLTNGSWTFNTIIATEGSLAIKAQAEHSFGSVTNVSTVTVNVDLEDPDTVPPTVAITSPVPGQHYSAAGRDSISVMIEGTASDMHGVSKVELIVDGGASVLVDTSDRYANWKKALTLGAGNHSIVARATDSFGLTGETSLTVLIDATPPTISITSPAADGNVAGTHTKGAILEVTGTALDDHGIRVVEVTVDNNPVYTRAAEVEPNNWSKWKAAVQIDQSGPHFITARATDLAGNTVETMIKVNVTIVPEITSRTNRIILIESYRLSSFCGQYGIGRMLNTFSLLPGEKSKITIRSYTQSEESLKDASSILDSVTDDIALEFEKSIGDESSNKTVYEESDAYKLEASMGISWGGCLSASASASTSGTTNAAREQLTKNIVNAAEKHVSKASARRDLKVETTYEIKTTKSEENVIIREIENVNMSRTLNFVFRQMNQEFITLLHLVDLRIGYFCADNDYYREVTLPELDGLLAEVIVEEKRAEIRNAILNQMTNIFDYKDRHHVFVEEEQFTDSDGNVVPLSSYLRVKKDYTTEYYDEATGTKISVPGIIMAANRHVLRTDGIAVEAVLGQGEALDAYSRNLQEQAVREKELRNDMLEAEIKMKQLALSILKERDEAAAQIYSLLNPAPIAEEESTPAAAVTLR
- a CDS encoding pyridoxamine 5'-phosphate oxidase family protein, producing MNPTSVNLEAVEKVQELIKDIEIAMLTTISDRGLVSRPMKTQDVEFDSNLWFLTKKDTSKFHELLHNQQVNVAYVGKSFVSIRGEAELVDSSEKVKDFWNPAYEKILETTFDDPNLVLIKIKAETAEYWDSGNKFKMVQFMFRRLLGQNTEGTDINQTVELNSFND